In a genomic window of Demequina muriae:
- the pstA gene encoding phosphate ABC transporter permease PstA produces MAETTMTPTSTTSPLGQLSGRRKFTDKGMTVVVYTAFAIALVPLVWLSITVVTRGLDRFFIDGNGEANFNLDFLNQTMQNIFGGMPEGGILHAMWGTILMTLAATVISVPIGLLTSIYLVEYGSGGLKRAVTFFVDVMTGIPSIVAGLFAYAVFALIVGPGTKLGIVGAVALSVLMIPVVVRSSEEMLRLVPNELREAAYALGVPKWLTIIKVVLRTAIAGITTGVTLAIARVIGETAPLLIAVGVADSMNFNLFDGRMMSLPVYIVAEWRKGDAPCNDDTIACVANIAETRAWAAAFVLILIVMALNLIARLIAKYFSPKTGR; encoded by the coding sequence ATGGCTGAGACCACCATGACCCCCACTTCCACGACCTCTCCGCTCGGTCAGCTCAGCGGCAGGCGCAAGTTCACCGACAAGGGGATGACGGTCGTCGTCTACACGGCGTTCGCCATCGCGCTGGTTCCGCTCGTGTGGCTCTCGATCACTGTGGTGACGCGGGGTCTCGACCGGTTCTTCATCGACGGCAACGGCGAGGCGAACTTCAACCTCGACTTCCTGAACCAGACCATGCAGAACATCTTCGGCGGCATGCCGGAGGGCGGCATCCTGCACGCGATGTGGGGCACCATCCTCATGACCCTGGCGGCGACCGTGATCTCGGTGCCGATCGGACTGCTCACGTCGATCTACCTCGTCGAGTACGGTTCGGGCGGGCTCAAGCGGGCCGTGACGTTCTTCGTGGACGTGATGACGGGCATCCCGTCGATCGTCGCCGGTCTGTTCGCCTACGCGGTCTTCGCACTGATCGTCGGGCCAGGCACCAAGCTGGGCATCGTCGGTGCAGTGGCGCTCTCGGTGCTGATGATCCCGGTGGTGGTCCGCTCCTCGGAGGAGATGCTCCGCCTGGTGCCGAACGAGCTGCGCGAGGCGGCGTACGCGCTGGGTGTCCCCAAGTGGCTCACCATCATCAAGGTCGTGCTGCGCACGGCGATCGCCGGCATCACCACGGGCGTCACGCTCGCGATCGCCCGCGTGATCGGCGAGACCGCACCACTGCTGATCGCCGTGGGCGTCGCGGACTCCATGAACTTCAACCTGTTCGACGGCCGCATGATGAGCCTGCCCGTCTATATCGTCGCCGAGTGGCGCAAGGGCGATGCTCCCTGCAACGACGACACGATTGCGTGCGTGGCCAACATCGCGGAGACCCGTGCGTGGGCCGCAGCCTTCGTCCTCATCCTCATCGTCATGGCGCTCAACCTCATCGCTCGCCTGATCGCCAAGTACTTCTCGCCCAAGACCGGCCGCTGA
- a CDS encoding ABC transporter ATP-binding protein: protein MATVTYDKASRIYPGTERPAVDKLDLQIADGEFLVLVGPSGCGKSTSLRMLAGLEDIDAGSIWVGDREVTHVQPKDRDIAMVFQSYALYPHMTVADNMGFALKIAKVDKAEIRQRVEAAAKILDLTEYLDRKPKALSGGQRQRVAMGRAIVRQPQVFLMDEPLSNLDAKLRVQTRTQIAALQRRLGTTTVYVTHDQVEALTMGDRIAVLKDGVLQQVGTPRDMYDAPANVFVAGFIGSPAMNIGTFRVEGDKAQIGSGKIALQREALSHLKAEDKNSVVLGFRPESLDRVAPNSEGAIPVQVDVVEELGSDAFVYGEVPQDTADAKDIHFNAGDSQMILRIDPRDVPKKGDTVWVKIREGEQHVFSAATGERISAEVKTDAARKV, encoded by the coding sequence ATGGCCACTGTTACTTACGACAAGGCGTCGCGGATCTATCCGGGCACCGAGCGGCCCGCGGTCGACAAGCTCGACCTCCAGATCGCTGACGGCGAGTTCCTCGTTCTCGTCGGCCCCTCCGGTTGCGGAAAGTCCACCTCCCTGCGCATGCTCGCAGGTCTCGAGGACATCGACGCCGGCAGCATCTGGGTCGGCGACCGCGAGGTCACCCACGTTCAGCCCAAGGACCGCGACATCGCCATGGTGTTCCAGTCCTACGCGCTCTACCCGCACATGACCGTCGCGGACAACATGGGCTTCGCGCTCAAGATCGCCAAGGTCGACAAGGCCGAGATCCGTCAGCGCGTCGAGGCGGCAGCCAAGATCCTCGACCTGACGGAGTACCTCGACCGCAAGCCCAAGGCCCTCTCCGGTGGTCAGCGTCAGCGTGTGGCCATGGGCCGCGCGATCGTGCGCCAGCCGCAGGTGTTCCTCATGGACGAGCCGCTGTCGAACCTCGACGCCAAGCTGCGCGTGCAGACCCGTACCCAGATCGCCGCTCTTCAGCGCCGCCTGGGCACCACCACCGTGTACGTGACCCACGACCAGGTCGAGGCGCTCACCATGGGCGACCGCATCGCGGTCCTCAAGGACGGCGTGCTCCAGCAGGTCGGCACTCCCCGTGACATGTATGACGCTCCCGCGAACGTGTTCGTGGCGGGGTTCATCGGCTCGCCTGCGATGAACATCGGCACCTTCCGCGTCGAGGGCGACAAGGCTCAGATCGGCAGCGGCAAGATCGCACTGCAGCGTGAGGCGCTGTCGCACCTCAAGGCCGAGGACAAGAACAGCGTCGTGCTGGGCTTCCGTCCCGAGTCGCTCGACCGCGTGGCACCCAACTCCGAGGGCGCCATTCCGGTCCAGGTCGACGTGGTGGAGGAGCTCGGCTCCGACGCCTTCGTGTACGGCGAGGTGCCTCAGGACACCGCCGACGCGAAGGACATCCACTTCAACGCCGGCGACTCGCAGATGATCCTGCGCATCGACCCCCGCGACGTCCCCAAGAAGGGCGACACCGTGTGGGTCAAGATCCGTGAGGGCGAGCAGCACGTGTTCTCCGCCGCGACCGGCGAGCGCATCTCCGCCGAGGTCAAGACGGACGCCGCACGCAAGGTGTAA
- the pstB gene encoding phosphate ABC transporter ATP-binding protein PstB, with product MSKRIDINNLNVYYSSFLAVEDVSLSIEPNSVTAFIGPSGCGKSTFLRTLNRMHEVIPGARTEGEVLMDGIDLYGEDVDPVTVRRHVGMVFQRPNPFPTMSISENVLAGMKLNNKRMSRSEADEVVETSLKGANLWEEVKDRLDKPGSSLSGGQQQRLCIARAIAIKPDVLLMDEPCSALDPISTLAIEDLIADLKNDYTIVIVTHNMQQAARVSDRTAFFNIAGTGKPGKLIEMNDTPTMFSTPSEKATEDYISGRFG from the coding sequence GTGTCCAAGCGCATCGACATCAACAACCTGAACGTCTACTACAGCAGCTTCCTCGCTGTCGAGGACGTGTCCCTGTCGATCGAGCCCAATTCGGTCACCGCATTCATCGGTCCCTCGGGCTGTGGCAAGTCGACGTTCCTCCGCACTCTCAACCGCATGCACGAGGTCATCCCCGGTGCGCGGACCGAGGGCGAGGTGCTGATGGACGGCATCGACCTCTACGGCGAGGACGTCGACCCGGTGACGGTGCGCCGTCACGTGGGCATGGTGTTCCAGCGGCCCAACCCGTTCCCCACGATGTCGATCTCGGAGAACGTGCTCGCGGGCATGAAGCTCAACAACAAGCGCATGTCGAGGTCCGAGGCCGATGAGGTGGTCGAGACTTCGCTCAAGGGCGCCAACCTGTGGGAAGAGGTCAAGGACCGCCTGGACAAGCCCGGATCATCGCTCTCCGGCGGTCAGCAACAGCGCCTGTGCATCGCGCGGGCGATCGCGATCAAGCCCGACGTGCTGCTCATGGACGAGCCGTGCTCCGCGCTCGACCCCATCTCGACGCTCGCGATCGAGGACCTCATCGCGGACCTCAAGAACGACTACACGATCGTGATCGTCACGCACAACATGCAGCAGGCCGCGCGCGTGTCCGACCGCACCGCCTTCTTCAACATCGCGGGCACCGGCAAGCCGGGCAAGCTCATCGAGATGAACGACACCCCGACGATGTTCTCGACGCCGTCCGAGAAGGCGACTGAGGACTACATCTCGGGCCGCTTCGGCTGA
- the pstS gene encoding phosphate ABC transporter substrate-binding protein PstS, translating into MKIATRTGAIASAAVLTFALAACSPTNEETDTTDSAAPGGSESEAPVALSGSISGAGASSQEAAVASWRAGFQELNPEATVNYDPIGSGGGRTQFGEGAVSFAGSDALMDSDEYAAAVEACDGDSGAVHLPLYISPIAVVFNLEGVEQLNMTPALIAQIFKGDVTSWDDPAIAELNPDAELPGDAITPVYRADESGTTENFVDYLAAAAPEEWDYEVTGNWPVNVGESGPATSGQMQIVQDTPGSFAYVDASRAGSLGTVAVDVNGEFVPYSPEAAAAVVTASPLSEGANGENDLAYELDRTPDAAGAYPIVLVSYHIVCQQYDDENERALVTEYLKYIASAEGQEQSAAAAGSSPIGDELGARVTEILDTIAAG; encoded by the coding sequence GTGAAGATTGCCACTCGTACCGGCGCCATCGCTTCGGCGGCCGTGCTGACGTTTGCGCTGGCGGCGTGCTCGCCGACCAACGAAGAGACCGACACCACCGACTCGGCCGCCCCCGGCGGTTCCGAGAGCGAAGCACCTGTCGCGCTGTCCGGCTCGATCAGCGGTGCAGGCGCGTCCTCGCAGGAAGCCGCTGTCGCCTCGTGGCGCGCAGGCTTCCAGGAGCTCAACCCTGAGGCCACCGTCAACTACGACCCGATCGGCTCGGGCGGCGGGCGCACGCAGTTCGGCGAGGGCGCAGTGTCGTTCGCCGGATCCGACGCGCTCATGGACTCCGACGAGTACGCCGCTGCTGTCGAGGCCTGCGACGGCGACTCGGGTGCCGTGCACCTGCCGCTGTACATCTCGCCCATCGCCGTGGTGTTCAACCTCGAGGGCGTCGAGCAGCTCAACATGACCCCCGCCCTGATCGCTCAGATCTTCAAGGGCGACGTCACGTCGTGGGACGACCCGGCCATCGCCGAGCTGAACCCCGACGCCGAGCTCCCCGGCGACGCCATCACTCCCGTGTACCGCGCGGACGAGTCCGGCACCACCGAGAACTTCGTCGACTACCTCGCGGCCGCAGCGCCCGAGGAGTGGGACTACGAGGTCACGGGCAACTGGCCCGTGAACGTCGGCGAGTCGGGCCCCGCGACGTCTGGCCAGATGCAGATCGTCCAGGACACGCCCGGATCCTTCGCCTACGTCGACGCCTCGCGCGCCGGCTCGCTCGGCACCGTCGCGGTGGACGTGAACGGCGAGTTCGTGCCGTACTCGCCTGAGGCTGCGGCCGCCGTCGTGACCGCATCGCCCCTGTCCGAGGGTGCGAACGGCGAGAACGACCTGGCCTACGAGCTCGACCGCACTCCTGACGCGGCCGGTGCCTACCCGATCGTTCTGGTGTCGTACCACATCGTCTGCCAGCAGTACGACGACGAGAACGAGCGCGCGCTCGTGACCGAGTACCTCAAGTACATCGCGTCCGCTGAGGGACAGGAGCAGTCCGCCGCCGCGGCCGGCTCGTCGCCCATCGGCGATGAGCTCGGAGCACGCGTGACCGAGATCCTCGACACGATCGCAGCGGGCTAA
- the pstC gene encoding phosphate ABC transporter permease subunit PstC — MTTSQEQDSPATEADYSAHPGAFANRAFGGLSAGAASLILVTLAAVATFLLIEAWPAMTASAAELDEQVGWLGTESTETLIATIGYLVYGTILISAIALLIATPLSFGIAVFISHYAPRRLAQGLGYLIDLLAAIPSVVYGLWGAIVVVPVLQPFYQWLGSTLGWIPLFAPDPATGEVSTTGRVALSAGIVLAIMIIPIITAVTREVFLQTPVLHEEAALAMGATRWEMIRMAVIPFGRSGMIGATMLGLGRALGETMAVYMILSPGLSYVASLLQAGQHNTIAAYIALQFPEANGAGVSALITMGLALFVITLLVNMLARWVVSRRSEFSGAN; from the coding sequence GTGACGACTTCGCAGGAGCAGGACTCCCCCGCCACCGAAGCCGACTACTCCGCCCATCCCGGCGCCTTCGCGAACCGTGCGTTCGGGGGACTCTCGGCTGGAGCCGCGAGCCTCATTCTGGTCACTCTGGCCGCCGTGGCGACCTTCCTCCTCATCGAGGCGTGGCCCGCGATGACCGCGTCGGCAGCTGAGCTCGACGAGCAGGTCGGCTGGCTCGGGACCGAATCGACCGAGACGCTGATCGCGACCATCGGCTACCTGGTCTACGGCACGATCCTGATCTCCGCGATCGCGCTGCTGATCGCTACGCCGCTGTCGTTCGGCATCGCGGTGTTCATCTCGCACTACGCGCCGCGCAGGCTGGCGCAGGGCCTCGGCTACCTGATCGACCTGCTCGCCGCCATCCCCTCAGTGGTCTATGGCCTGTGGGGAGCGATCGTTGTGGTGCCGGTGCTGCAGCCCTTCTACCAGTGGCTCGGCTCGACTCTCGGGTGGATCCCGCTGTTCGCCCCCGACCCCGCCACAGGCGAGGTGTCGACGACGGGCCGTGTCGCGCTGTCGGCGGGCATCGTTCTCGCGATCATGATCATCCCCATCATCACCGCCGTGACGCGCGAGGTGTTCCTGCAGACGCCCGTGCTGCACGAAGAGGCCGCGCTTGCGATGGGCGCCACGCGCTGGGAGATGATTCGCATGGCGGTCATCCCCTTCGGCCGCTCCGGCATGATCGGCGCGACGATGCTGGGCCTGGGCCGCGCACTCGGCGAGACCATGGCCGTCTACATGATCCTGTCGCCCGGACTCAGTTACGTCGCGTCGCTTCTCCAGGCAGGCCAGCACAACACGATCGCGGCGTACATCGCCCTGCAGTTCCCCGAGGCGAACGGCGCGGGCGTGTCCGCGCTCATCACGATGGGTCTCGCCCTGTTCGTGATCACCCTCCTCGTCAACATGCTCGCCCGTTGGGTCGTGTCCCGCCGGTCCGAATTCTCAGGAGCGAACTGA
- the ispF gene encoding 2-C-methyl-D-erythritol 2,4-cyclodiphosphate synthase, which yields MIPRTGIGVDVHAFGEAGSGELALAGLSWPGETPLSGHSDGDVAAHAACDALLSASALGDLGSNFGTDRPEWAGASGAALLAETAARVRAAGFEIGNVAVQVLGNRPKLAPRRAAAEEALTAAAGAPVTVTATTTDGLGLTGRGEGVAAIATALVFTRDPR from the coding sequence ATGATCCCTCGGACCGGCATCGGCGTCGACGTGCACGCGTTCGGTGAGGCCGGGAGCGGCGAGCTCGCGCTCGCGGGCCTGTCGTGGCCGGGCGAGACGCCGCTCAGCGGCCACTCCGACGGCGACGTGGCGGCGCACGCCGCCTGCGACGCGCTGCTCAGCGCATCGGCGCTGGGGGACCTCGGGTCGAACTTCGGCACGGACCGGCCCGAGTGGGCCGGAGCGAGTGGAGCGGCGCTGCTCGCGGAGACGGCCGCGCGAGTGCGCGCCGCCGGATTCGAGATCGGCAACGTCGCGGTCCAGGTGCTCGGCAACAGGCCCAAGCTTGCCCCTCGGCGCGCTGCGGCCGAGGAGGCGCTGACGGCGGCCGCGGGAGCGCCGGTGACGGTGACCGCCACCACGACGGACGGACTCGGCCTCACGGGCCGCGGCGAAGGGGTCGCGGCGATCGCCACCGCGCTCGTGTTCACGCGTGACCCCCGGTAG
- the rlmB gene encoding 23S rRNA (guanosine(2251)-2'-O)-methyltransferase RlmB, giving the protein MAGNSKRRGATRNSGTKKGASVGTGGKGRRALEGKGPTPRAEERPYHKAYKLKKKAESEAAKRPQRAGKTTPRDRTSSSHELVIGRNSVLEALRTKLPALSLSVFNRIDADDRITEIVSLAVEAGVEVREVTKGTLDGLAGGSPHQGVALEVPPYDYAAPEDLLEIEGQARIIALDSIQDPRNLGAIMRSAAAFGATGVVVPERRAAGVTVAAWKVSAGAAARLPVARATNLTRTLEAYKAAGLFVIGLDGGGEVEIADSQLLDGPLVIVVGSEGSGLSRLVREACDQIASIPISSDTESLNASVAASIALYEARKAVVERQ; this is encoded by the coding sequence ATGGCTGGTAACTCGAAGCGACGCGGCGCGACCCGCAATTCAGGAACGAAGAAGGGCGCCTCGGTCGGCACCGGTGGCAAGGGGCGCAGGGCGCTCGAGGGCAAGGGCCCCACTCCGCGAGCCGAAGAGCGGCCCTATCACAAGGCCTACAAGCTCAAGAAGAAGGCGGAGTCCGAGGCCGCGAAGCGCCCTCAGCGCGCGGGCAAGACGACGCCTCGCGACAGGACGTCGAGCTCTCACGAGCTCGTGATCGGTCGCAACAGCGTTCTCGAGGCACTGCGCACCAAACTCCCCGCGCTGTCGCTCTCCGTGTTCAACCGCATCGACGCCGACGACCGCATCACCGAGATCGTGTCACTCGCCGTCGAGGCCGGAGTGGAGGTCCGCGAGGTCACCAAGGGGACCCTCGACGGCCTCGCCGGAGGCAGCCCCCACCAGGGCGTCGCGCTCGAGGTCCCGCCGTACGACTACGCGGCGCCAGAGGACCTCCTCGAGATCGAGGGCCAGGCGCGCATCATCGCGCTCGACAGCATCCAGGATCCGCGCAATCTTGGCGCGATCATGCGATCCGCAGCGGCGTTCGGGGCGACCGGAGTGGTGGTGCCCGAGCGGCGCGCCGCCGGCGTCACCGTGGCCGCGTGGAAGGTGTCCGCGGGCGCCGCCGCGCGCCTGCCGGTGGCGCGCGCGACCAACCTCACGCGCACCCTCGAGGCCTACAAGGCCGCAGGCCTCTTCGTGATCGGCCTCGACGGTGGTGGAGAGGTCGAGATCGCCGACTCGCAGCTGCTCGACGGGCCGCTGGTGATCGTGGTCGGGTCCGAGGGATCGGGGCTGTCGCGCCTGGTGCGCGAGGCGTGCGACCAGATTGCATCCATCCCGATCAGCAGCGACACCGAGAGCCTGAATGCATCCGTCGCCGCGTCCATCGCACTCTACGAGGCGCGCAAGGCCGTGGTCGAAAGGCAGTAG
- a CDS encoding DUF4032 domain-containing protein produces MPLHITGAADAALIELPWEIPLSAWPEEHIAALPRGLSRHVVRFVRHGDGVLAIKETNPEIAYKEFSILRELQRLDAPTVHPVAVVTGRRTPSGEELSAALVTEHLAYSLPYRALFASAMRPRTLKRLVGALSVLLVRLHLLGFYWGDVSLSNALFRRDASEFSAYLVDAETGDLQTRLTDGQRAYDLEIATTNITGELLDLQGSEDLDESVDPLEIGERLEKRYRELWSALTEVSTATSNVRMRVAERVRQLNELGFDLGEIDMEQTEDGTAIAIRPKVVDAGFHQRRLMRLTGLDVQENQARRLLNDLDEFRAWNDDPGMDEAHAAHDWLTRMFEPTVRAVPRGLRGKLEPAQVFHEVLEHRWYLAESAGHDVPMPVATASYVKHVLPKKADEKAVLGRSLAEMTAELPALTEEHGDTFELPDPYANDNTHAWGGVPEPEDEEPPTVERRSLRPVTAPTLPTAPTAN; encoded by the coding sequence ATGCCACTGCACATCACCGGAGCCGCAGACGCCGCCCTCATCGAGCTGCCGTGGGAGATCCCGCTGAGCGCATGGCCGGAGGAGCACATCGCCGCACTGCCGCGAGGGCTCTCGCGCCACGTCGTGCGGTTCGTGCGCCATGGAGACGGCGTGCTGGCGATCAAGGAGACCAACCCCGAGATCGCGTACAAGGAGTTCAGCATCCTTCGCGAGCTCCAGAGGCTCGATGCCCCCACGGTGCACCCGGTCGCCGTCGTGACGGGCAGACGAACCCCCTCCGGCGAGGAGCTGTCGGCGGCGCTCGTCACCGAGCACCTCGCCTACTCGCTGCCGTATCGGGCACTCTTCGCCTCGGCCATGAGGCCCCGCACTCTCAAGCGACTCGTCGGCGCGCTGTCGGTGCTGCTCGTGAGGCTGCACCTGCTCGGTTTCTACTGGGGAGACGTGTCGCTGTCGAACGCGCTGTTCCGCCGAGACGCCTCCGAGTTCTCGGCGTATCTGGTGGACGCGGAGACGGGAGACCTGCAGACGCGTCTCACGGACGGGCAGCGGGCATACGACCTCGAGATCGCGACCACGAACATCACCGGCGAGCTCCTGGATCTCCAGGGGTCGGAGGATCTGGACGAGAGCGTGGACCCGCTGGAGATCGGCGAGCGCCTCGAGAAGCGCTATCGCGAGCTCTGGTCAGCGCTCACGGAGGTGTCGACAGCGACGTCGAACGTGCGCATGCGCGTGGCCGAGCGGGTGCGACAGCTGAACGAGCTCGGGTTCGACCTGGGCGAGATCGACATGGAGCAGACCGAGGACGGCACCGCGATCGCGATCCGTCCGAAGGTCGTGGACGCGGGCTTCCACCAGCGCCGGCTGATGCGGCTCACGGGGCTCGATGTGCAGGAGAACCAGGCGCGCCGACTGCTCAATGACCTGGATGAGTTCCGGGCGTGGAACGACGACCCCGGCATGGATGAGGCTCACGCCGCGCACGACTGGTTGACGCGCATGTTCGAGCCGACCGTGCGGGCCGTGCCGCGTGGCCTGCGGGGCAAGCTCGAGCCGGCGCAGGTGTTCCACGAGGTGCTCGAGCACCGCTGGTATCTCGCCGAGTCGGCGGGCCACGATGTGCCGATGCCGGTGGCCACCGCGTCTTACGTCAAGCACGTGCTGCCCAAGAAGGCCGACGAGAAGGCGGTGCTGGGGCGCTCGCTCGCGGAGATGACGGCCGAACTGCCGGCGCTCACCGAGGAGCACGGCGACACGTTCGAGCTGCCCGACCCCTATGCGAACGACAACACCCACGCCTGGGGCGGGGTGCCGGAGCCCGAGGACGAGGAGCCGCCTACGGTGGAGCGGCGGTCCCTCCGGCCCGTGACAGCGCCCACGTTGCCGACGGCGCCGACCGCAAACTAG
- the cysS gene encoding cysteine--tRNA ligase: MTLRLFDTATRTERDFVPLETGKVGIYLCGPTVQSSPHVGHLRSAVAFDVLQRWLERNGQDVTMVRNVTDIDDKTLAKAADAGVEWWAWALRYEREFQAAYAAVGVRAPAAEPRATGHIPEIIALVQTLVDNGHAYELDGSVYFDVHSFPEYGALTRQALEDLTPAPDAPADAKRDPRDFALWKAHKAGEPETAGWDSPWGRGRPGWHIECSAMARRYLGREFDIHGGGLDLRFPHHENEQAQSRAAGDPFARMWMHSAWVTQSGAKMSKSLGNGLLVTEVLAHYPAPALRLALAQVHYRSMLEYSEQTMDDAAATWARLSGFIVRASDKVGAVTTEQVAAAPLPEPFVTAMDDDLGVPRALAHVHETVRAGNAALTAGDDTALATALLSVRAMLDVLGLDPGAPEWSGAGAGSSAAMAALDSMVRADIDARAEARAAKDWATADAIRDRLAAAGIVVEDGADGVRWSLSADD, encoded by the coding sequence GTGACCCTCCGCCTGTTCGATACCGCCACCCGCACCGAGCGCGACTTCGTGCCGCTCGAGACCGGCAAGGTCGGCATCTACCTGTGTGGTCCCACGGTCCAGAGCAGCCCCCACGTGGGCCACCTGCGCAGCGCCGTCGCGTTCGACGTGCTGCAGCGCTGGCTGGAACGCAACGGACAGGACGTCACGATGGTCCGCAACGTCACCGACATCGACGACAAGACGCTCGCCAAGGCGGCCGATGCGGGCGTCGAGTGGTGGGCGTGGGCGCTGCGGTATGAGCGCGAGTTCCAGGCGGCATACGCCGCCGTCGGCGTGCGCGCCCCCGCCGCTGAGCCTCGCGCCACCGGCCACATCCCCGAGATCATCGCCTTGGTTCAGACCCTGGTCGACAACGGCCATGCGTACGAGTTGGATGGCTCGGTGTACTTCGACGTGCACTCGTTCCCGGAGTACGGCGCGCTCACCCGCCAGGCGCTCGAGGACCTCACCCCCGCGCCCGATGCGCCGGCGGACGCCAAGCGTGACCCGCGGGACTTCGCGCTGTGGAAGGCGCACAAGGCCGGCGAGCCCGAGACGGCAGGGTGGGACTCTCCATGGGGCCGCGGCCGGCCGGGCTGGCACATCGAGTGCTCGGCCATGGCCCGGCGCTATCTGGGACGAGAGTTCGACATTCACGGCGGCGGGCTCGACCTGCGCTTTCCGCACCATGAGAACGAGCAGGCGCAGTCGCGAGCCGCAGGCGATCCGTTCGCACGGATGTGGATGCACTCCGCGTGGGTGACGCAGTCGGGCGCCAAGATGTCCAAGTCGCTGGGCAACGGCCTGCTGGTCACCGAGGTGCTCGCGCACTATCCGGCGCCCGCGCTCCGTCTCGCTCTCGCACAGGTGCACTACCGCTCCATGCTCGAGTACTCCGAGCAGACCATGGACGACGCCGCGGCCACGTGGGCCCGGCTGTCCGGCTTCATCGTGCGCGCGTCGGACAAGGTGGGTGCGGTGACGACCGAGCAGGTGGCGGCCGCGCCGCTGCCCGAGCCCTTCGTGACGGCCATGGACGACGATCTCGGCGTCCCACGCGCTCTGGCTCACGTGCATGAGACGGTGCGGGCGGGCAACGCGGCGCTCACGGCCGGGGACGACACGGCGCTTGCCACGGCTCTGCTGTCGGTGCGCGCGATGCTCGACGTGCTGGGGCTCGACCCGGGGGCCCCCGAGTGGTCGGGCGCTGGCGCTGGCTCCTCCGCCGCGATGGCTGCCCTGGACTCGATGGTGCGTGCCGACATCGACGCGCGTGCCGAGGCGCGCGCCGCCAAGGACTGGGCCACCGCTGACGCGATCCGCGACCGCCTCGCGGCCGCCGGCATCGTGGTCGAGGACGGCGCCGACGGCGTGCGCTGGTCGCTCTCCGCCGACGACTGA
- a CDS encoding CarD family transcriptional regulator gives MNFVVGETVVYPHHGAAKIQDIKKRTVKGEEKIYLKLKVAQGDLTIEVPAENVDLVGVRDVVDQAGLEKVFGVLREPYIEEPTNWSRRYKANVEKLASGDVIRVAEVVRDLSRRDTDKGLSAGEKRMLHKARQILVSELALAEKCTEDTAEERLDKVLAS, from the coding sequence ATGAATTTCGTCGTCGGCGAGACCGTCGTCTACCCGCACCACGGTGCGGCGAAGATCCAGGACATCAAGAAGCGCACCGTCAAGGGCGAAGAGAAGATCTATCTCAAGCTCAAGGTCGCGCAGGGAGACCTCACCATTGAGGTTCCCGCCGAGAACGTGGACCTCGTGGGCGTCCGCGACGTCGTCGACCAGGCCGGCCTCGAGAAGGTCTTCGGAGTGCTGCGCGAGCCGTACATCGAAGAGCCCACCAACTGGTCGCGTCGCTACAAGGCGAACGTGGAGAAGCTCGCCTCCGGCGATGTGATCCGTGTCGCCGAGGTCGTGCGCGACCTGTCGCGCCGCGACACCGACAAGGGTCTGTCAGCGGGGGAGAAGCGCATGCTTCACAAGGCCCGCCAGATCCTCGTGTCGGAGCTCGCGCTCGCTGAGAAGTGCACGGAAGACACCGCCGAGGAGCGCTTGGACAAGGTCCTCGCCTCGTGA
- a CDS encoding IspD/TarI family cytidylyltransferase produces the protein MTVAAVITAAGSGTRLGAHSPDGTAPKVPVPKALVPLEGRALVAWAASRIADVAERIVVTAPPLAVDAVRSALVEAGVDALVVPGGDTRQASVAAGLRALMLDPDDIVLIHDAARAFQPTEVMAATIDAVHAGADGAIPVLPVVDTLIGAPGPDGVIGDPVDREGLRAVQTPQTFRARVALDAHRVAEAHGTPPATDDATLARALGHRIVAVDGHEWGFKVTRPSDLPLARHIAQSLSGGRA, from the coding sequence GTGACCGTCGCGGCCGTGATCACGGCCGCGGGTTCGGGCACCAGGCTCGGGGCCCACTCGCCTGACGGCACGGCGCCCAAAGTTCCGGTGCCCAAGGCCTTGGTGCCCCTCGAGGGGCGTGCGCTCGTCGCATGGGCGGCGTCGCGCATCGCTGACGTCGCCGAACGGATCGTCGTCACGGCGCCTCCGCTCGCCGTCGACGCGGTGCGGTCGGCTCTTGTCGAGGCAGGCGTCGACGCTCTCGTCGTCCCTGGCGGCGACACCCGGCAGGCATCCGTCGCCGCGGGACTGAGGGCGCTCATGCTCGACCCCGACGACATCGTGCTGATCCACGACGCCGCTCGAGCGTTCCAGCCGACCGAGGTGATGGCCGCGACCATCGACGCGGTGCACGCGGGCGCCGACGGGGCGATCCCGGTGCTGCCGGTCGTGGACACCCTGATCGGCGCTCCCGGCCCGGACGGCGTGATCGGGGATCCGGTGGACCGCGAGGGCCTCCGCGCCGTGCAGACCCCTCAGACCTTTCGCGCCCGCGTCGCGCTCGACGCCCACCGGGTGGCGGAAGCGCACGGCACCCCGCCTGCGACCGACGACGCGACGCTCGCGCGCGCCCTCGGCCACCGCATCGTCGCCGTGGACGGCCACGAGTGGGGCTTCAAGGTGACGCGGCCGAGCGATCTGCCGCTCGCGCGTCACATCGCCCAGTCGCTCTCAGGGGGACGCGCATGA